In the Peptoclostridium acidaminophilum DSM 3953 genome, one interval contains:
- the epsC gene encoding serine O-acetyltransferase EpsC, producing the protein MREYIKTYMEKDPAATNAFEVFLNFPGLHAVLAHKLNHFLYKKGFRVTSRFLSNIVRFFTGVEIHPGATIGKRLFIDHGMGIVIGETAEIGDDVMLYQGVTLGGTGKDKGKRHPTIGNNVMISAGAKILGPIMINENAKVGANAVVLREVPANSTVVGIPARVVKIDGVRVCDKVNIPNTVCV; encoded by the coding sequence ATGAGAGAGTACATCAAGACGTATATGGAGAAGGACCCGGCGGCAACTAACGCATTCGAGGTGTTTTTGAATTTTCCTGGGCTTCATGCGGTGCTTGCCCACAAGCTCAACCATTTCCTGTATAAAAAGGGATTCAGGGTAACATCAAGGTTCTTGTCCAACATAGTTAGATTCTTTACGGGAGTCGAGATACACCCCGGAGCAACGATTGGAAAAAGACTTTTCATAGACCACGGCATGGGCATAGTAATAGGTGAAACAGCCGAGATAGGCGACGATGTCATGCTTTATCAGGGAGTGACTCTTGGCGGAACCGGAAAGGACAAGGGCAAAAGGCACCCCACAATAGGCAATAACGTAATGATTTCTGCGGGAGCCAAGATACTTGGTCCCATTATGATAAATGAAAATGCCAAGGTAGGCGCAAATGCGGTAGTATTGAGAGAAGTGCCTGCCAACAGCACGGTTGTCGGAATACCTGCAAGAGTAGTCAAGATAGACGGCGTAAGGGTGTGCGACAAGGTAAATATTCCAAACACGGTGTGTGTTTGA
- a CDS encoding FecCD family ABC transporter permease, producing MEIEERKKRRAGAFWIMAVAAFLIAVLMTTVGTASISFGDALKIVLSALPHIGDYVDISGIKASHVAIIKNIRLPRIIISALVGMALSISGAVLQGIFKNPMADPYVLGVSSGAAFGATLSIALGISFEFAGLSSTGVFAFVGAIGATMTVYGLSIKNNKADMTSLLLAGIAINFFLSSLISLIMTFNREQVEKIIFWTMGSVSAASWNQVAISLPLITAGCLLAMFFSRELNVMLMGDETASSLGVDVPRTRGILLVLASVVSAAAVSVSGIIGFVGLVIPHVVRIFAGPDHRTLMPLAIISGAIFMMLADMLARTLASPSEIPIGVITAMLGAPYFIYLLNSTKNSIFKR from the coding sequence ATGGAAATAGAAGAAAGAAAAAAGAGGCGCGCAGGAGCGTTTTGGATAATGGCAGTTGCTGCATTCCTGATTGCCGTATTAATGACCACTGTGGGCACGGCGTCCATATCCTTTGGAGATGCGCTGAAAATAGTCCTCAGCGCATTGCCGCATATCGGGGACTATGTGGACATATCAGGAATAAAGGCTTCCCACGTTGCCATAATAAAAAACATAAGACTGCCGAGGATAATAATCTCCGCGCTTGTGGGAATGGCGCTTTCAATCTCGGGAGCGGTGCTCCAGGGAATATTCAAAAACCCAATGGCGGACCCCTATGTGCTCGGAGTTTCATCCGGGGCTGCCTTCGGGGCCACGTTGTCAATAGCGCTGGGGATAAGCTTTGAATTTGCGGGTCTTAGCTCTACAGGGGTGTTTGCCTTTGTTGGAGCGATTGGAGCAACCATGACCGTATACGGTCTTTCAATAAAAAACAACAAAGCAGACATGACATCTCTTCTGCTTGCCGGGATAGCTATAAACTTCTTCCTTTCGTCACTTATATCTCTCATAATGACGTTCAACAGGGAGCAGGTTGAAAAGATAATTTTCTGGACCATGGGAAGCGTGTCGGCAGCAAGCTGGAACCAGGTGGCCATAAGCCTGCCGCTGATAACAGCCGGCTGCCTGCTGGCAATGTTTTTTTCCAGAGAGCTCAACGTAATGCTAATGGGAGATGAGACGGCTTCAAGCCTTGGGGTGGATGTCCCAAGGACACGGGGAATACTCCTGGTTTTGGCGTCAGTCGTATCGGCTGCCGCCGTTTCAGTAAGCGGCATAATAGGTTTTGTGGGTCTTGTAATACCTCACGTAGTAAGGATTTTCGCGGGCCCTGACCATAGAACTCTTATGCCGCTTGCAATTATAAGCGGAGCGATCTTCATGATGCTCGCCGACATGCTTGCCAGAACACTGGCATCTCCGTCTGAAATACCAATAGGTGTTATAACCGCCATGCTGGGAGCGCCATATTTCATATACCTTCTCAACAGCACTAAAAACTCGATATTCAAGAGGTGA
- a CDS encoding ABC transporter substrate-binding protein has protein sequence MSRLSRRIAAIFLIIVAFVMAAGCSQTGPADSSSSKGASAEASAYPLEIKDSHGRTVVIEKKPERVVSIAPGITESIFAIGKGEVLVGRTDYCTYPKETDGIESIGGMQDPNIEKIVELDPDIVIASAHFKEETLEKLEELGLKVVVLYGEESFEGVYDIIGKLGTILDAKANANELTAEMESRVAAVKAKVNGLEKPSVYYVIGFGEYGDFTAGSDTFISKMIEMAGGTNAASDVKGWKYSLERLVENDPDILICSSEYSPSEQVAAANGYKELSAVKNGSIFTIETDTVEIQGPRQVEGLEELARIIHPEAFK, from the coding sequence ATGAGCAGATTAAGCAGAAGAATCGCGGCAATATTTTTGATAATAGTAGCCTTTGTAATGGCAGCAGGCTGCAGCCAGACAGGACCAGCGGACTCAAGCAGCTCAAAGGGAGCGTCAGCCGAGGCGAGCGCATACCCTCTTGAGATAAAGGATTCACATGGCAGAACGGTAGTAATAGAGAAAAAGCCTGAAAGGGTAGTATCGATAGCACCTGGAATAACAGAAAGCATATTTGCAATAGGCAAGGGCGAGGTGCTTGTGGGCAGGACTGACTACTGCACATATCCCAAGGAGACTGATGGTATAGAGTCAATTGGCGGAATGCAGGATCCAAACATCGAAAAGATAGTGGAACTGGATCCCGATATTGTAATAGCCTCAGCGCACTTCAAGGAGGAGACTCTCGAGAAGCTCGAGGAGCTCGGCCTTAAGGTAGTGGTGCTATACGGAGAAGAGAGCTTCGAGGGCGTATACGATATCATAGGAAAGCTCGGAACCATACTCGACGCAAAGGCAAATGCAAATGAGCTGACAGCCGAGATGGAAAGCAGAGTTGCCGCAGTTAAAGCCAAGGTTAACGGACTTGAAAAGCCTAGCGTTTACTATGTTATAGGCTTTGGGGAGTACGGCGATTTCACGGCCGGCAGCGACACCTTCATATCAAAGATGATTGAAATGGCCGGCGGCACAAACGCGGCCAGCGACGTAAAGGGCTGGAAATACAGCCTCGAAAGGCTCGTAGAAAACGATCCGGACATACTGATATGCTCGAGCGAATACTCGCCATCTGAGCAGGTGGCTGCTGCAAACGGCTACAAGGAACTCAGCGCGGTCAAAAATGGGAGCATATTCACAATTGAAACGGATACAGTTGAAATACAAGGTCCAAGACAAGTGGAAGGACTTGAAGAGCTTGCAAGGATAATACACCCTGAAGCCTTCAAGTAA
- a CDS encoding ABC transporter ATP-binding protein has product MQNLLDIENLNLSLDKKRILTDISLSIQEGSFTCITGPNGSGKTTLMKGIAGLLRPDSGRILLEGRDTSSLSSKKIALSVAYVPQDTVIDFEFSAIDIVMMGRSPHIRRFSTENRRDYEIACEAMELTGTLELRDKSIKGMSGGERQRVMIARALAQQPKLLLLDEPTSSLDIHHQIELLDVLKELSKNRGMAIAAAIHDLNLAMQYSDKALLLDKGSVYALGEPENVLSRENVSKVYGIDIYIIENPLTGKPHIIPFKNKAANSL; this is encoded by the coding sequence TTGCAGAATTTGCTTGACATAGAAAATCTCAACTTGAGCCTGGATAAAAAAAGAATACTCACAGACATAAGCCTGAGCATACAGGAGGGCTCCTTCACCTGCATAACAGGGCCGAACGGGTCTGGAAAGACTACCCTTATGAAGGGGATTGCAGGGCTGCTAAGGCCGGACAGCGGAAGAATACTGCTTGAGGGCAGGGATACAAGCAGTCTGAGTTCGAAAAAGATAGCCCTGAGCGTGGCATACGTTCCCCAGGATACTGTCATTGACTTTGAATTCAGCGCCATTGACATAGTAATGATGGGAAGGTCTCCTCACATTAGGCGTTTTTCGACTGAAAACAGGAGGGACTATGAAATAGCCTGCGAAGCTATGGAGCTAACAGGCACACTTGAGCTAAGGGACAAGAGCATAAAGGGCATGAGCGGCGGAGAGCGCCAGCGAGTCATGATAGCAAGGGCCCTTGCTCAGCAGCCAAAGCTGCTCCTGCTTGACGAACCGACATCGAGCCTTGACATACATCACCAGATAGAGCTTCTGGATGTGCTAAAGGAGCTGAGCAAAAATAGGGGCATGGCCATTGCGGCTGCGATACACGACTTGAACCTGGCCATGCAATACAGCGACAAGGCGTTGCTGCTGGACAAGGGAAGCGTGTATGCACTTGGTGAGCCTGAGAATGTGCTTTCAAGAGAAAACGTATCGAAGGTGTACGGAATAGACATATACATCATAGAAAATCCGCTCACAGGCAAACCGCATATAATACCCTTCAAAAATAAGGCTGCAAATTCACTCTAA
- a CDS encoding phosphoenolpyruvate carboxykinase (ATP): MATNSNFDRNMIGSKNPIFSQIRTTIETAFLGNNVEDVTCIKKAYNLACSSPGTIVTDMMVHRPQEIGLDEDARILLFNDGAVSGRCAAARRIIGEFNVNQDDLASKLRDAVYGARYRKLYHAQAYIGLHPDYMIKAHLLIPEGHENVLYNWMLNFQHMNEEYNSMYSDSKIYENEGDIYVFSDPEWSHSDHPMGLSLFDPTHNCAALLGMRYFGEHKKGTLTLAWGCANRNGFAACHAGQKRYNLDCGRKFVAGVFGLSGSGKSTITHAKHGGKYDVTVLHDDAFVIHTQDCSSVALEPTYFDKTQDYPLEVEDNKFLITVQNCGATIDSNGKKVIVTEDIRNGNGRAIKSKLWAPNRVDKFEEPINAIFWIMKDSTMPPVVKIKNPVLAATMGATLATKRSTAERLAPGVDPEELVIEPYANPFRTYPLVEDYNKFKMLFEKRGVECYILNTGFFMYKKITKETTLAVIESIIEGNARFKKWGRLPHLETLDIEGFNPDMNDTSYVSELANRLSDRVRFIKSKASEGGGFDRLPEEALESLINLVTQLNR, from the coding sequence ATGGCTACTAATTCGAATTTTGACAGAAATATGATCGGTTCTAAAAACCCCATATTTTCGCAGATAAGGACTACAATAGAAACCGCATTCCTTGGAAACAACGTGGAAGATGTAACATGCATAAAAAAGGCATACAATCTGGCCTGCAGCTCGCCGGGCACTATAGTGACAGATATGATGGTGCACAGGCCGCAGGAAATAGGGCTTGATGAGGATGCCAGGATACTGCTTTTCAACGACGGAGCAGTAAGCGGAAGATGCGCCGCGGCAAGAAGGATAATAGGAGAGTTCAATGTCAACCAGGACGACCTTGCTTCGAAGCTGCGCGACGCTGTATATGGCGCGAGATACAGGAAGCTCTACCATGCGCAGGCCTACATAGGCCTTCATCCTGACTACATGATAAAGGCCCACCTGCTTATACCTGAGGGCCATGAAAATGTCCTCTATAACTGGATGCTCAACTTTCAGCACATGAACGAAGAGTACAACAGCATGTATTCGGACTCGAAAATATACGAAAACGAAGGCGACATCTACGTGTTTTCAGATCCAGAATGGAGTCATAGCGACCACCCGATGGGTCTTTCGCTGTTTGATCCTACTCACAACTGCGCAGCGCTCCTTGGCATGAGATACTTCGGAGAACACAAGAAGGGCACGTTAACGCTCGCATGGGGCTGCGCCAACAGAAACGGATTCGCAGCGTGCCACGCAGGCCAAAAGAGGTACAACCTTGACTGCGGCAGGAAATTCGTGGCCGGAGTGTTTGGACTCTCAGGCTCCGGAAAATCCACAATAACACATGCCAAGCATGGCGGAAAATACGACGTTACAGTGCTGCACGACGATGCCTTTGTAATACATACACAGGATTGCTCGTCTGTTGCGCTCGAGCCCACATATTTCGACAAGACGCAGGACTATCCTCTGGAAGTTGAGGACAACAAGTTCCTCATAACGGTGCAAAACTGCGGAGCCACAATTGATTCAAACGGGAAAAAGGTAATAGTGACAGAGGACATAAGAAACGGAAACGGCAGGGCCATAAAATCAAAGCTCTGGGCGCCTAACAGGGTGGACAAATTCGAAGAGCCTATAAATGCGATATTCTGGATAATGAAGGATTCGACTATGCCTCCTGTTGTAAAGATTAAAAACCCAGTGCTGGCAGCTACAATGGGCGCCACGCTTGCAACAAAGAGGAGCACCGCCGAAAGACTTGCGCCGGGCGTAGATCCCGAGGAGCTTGTAATAGAGCCTTATGCCAATCCTTTCAGAACATATCCGCTTGTAGAGGACTACAACAAGTTCAAGATGCTCTTTGAAAAAAGGGGAGTCGAATGCTACATCCTCAATACCGGCTTTTTCATGTACAAAAAGATAACTAAGGAAACAACGCTGGCCGTAATAGAGAGCATAATAGAAGGCAATGCAAGGTTTAAAAAGTGGGGAAGACTGCCTCACCTGGAGACACTTGACATAGAAGGCTTCAATCCCGATATGAACGATACTTCGTATGTAAGCGAGCTTGCCAACAGGCTCAGCGACAGAGTAAGATTTATTAAGTCCAAGGCATCAGAAGGCGGAGGCTTTGACAGGTTGCCGGAGGAAGCGCTTGAATCGCTAATAAATCTTGTCACACAGCTCAACAGATAA
- a CDS encoding site-2 protease family protein, with the protein MSNSIRIGRIKGIDIELNYNWIVIFLLITYMFANYYFPTYFKDWPEWVYWAEGAFIAIMLFVSVLLHELSHSLVSRHFGIAVKKISLFIFGGTAYIERDADTPGKEFLIAIAGPLMSLFLAILFTVTSNILTLANASEMISAPLAYIGQMNIVLAVFNLFPAMPLDGGRILTALIWKIKKDRIYAAKIASASGTFFSYTLMMLGMLNILSGNILNGAWLIMIGVFLGQSAKASYQNSLFEKLFAGVLVKDIMTSPVVTVDMDMTASRLLKDFFFHYKHPFFPVLSEGRIAGVIMLKALKAVREEDMDKITVKQLFQPLDGSFIIAPEETAENALRRLSSNPLGRFLVMDEHGLLGILSKTDLIKYISMYNELHS; encoded by the coding sequence TTGAGCAATTCAATAAGGATAGGCAGAATCAAAGGAATTGACATAGAGCTCAACTACAACTGGATAGTGATTTTTCTTCTTATAACATACATGTTTGCAAATTACTATTTCCCGACTTATTTTAAGGACTGGCCGGAGTGGGTGTATTGGGCGGAGGGAGCTTTCATAGCTATAATGCTTTTTGTTTCCGTGCTGTTGCATGAGCTTTCGCATTCGCTCGTATCCAGGCATTTTGGCATAGCCGTAAAAAAGATATCTCTGTTTATATTCGGGGGCACGGCCTATATAGAAAGGGATGCCGACACTCCGGGCAAGGAATTCCTGATAGCAATCGCCGGGCCTCTCATGAGTCTTTTTTTGGCTATACTCTTCACAGTGACTTCCAACATCCTTACGCTTGCCAATGCCTCTGAGATGATTTCGGCTCCCCTTGCATATATAGGCCAGATGAACATTGTGCTTGCAGTTTTCAACCTGTTTCCGGCAATGCCCCTTGACGGCGGTAGAATACTCACCGCCCTCATATGGAAGATCAAAAAAGACAGGATATATGCAGCAAAGATAGCAAGCGCATCAGGCACATTTTTCTCGTATACGCTTATGATGCTTGGGATGCTCAACATACTCTCGGGAAACATATTAAACGGCGCGTGGCTTATAATGATAGGAGTTTTCCTGGGCCAGTCCGCAAAGGCATCATACCAGAACTCCCTGTTCGAAAAGCTGTTTGCAGGAGTGCTAGTAAAAGACATAATGACATCGCCAGTCGTAACGGTAGACATGGACATGACAGCATCGAGACTTCTCAAGGATTTCTTCTTCCATTACAAGCATCCGTTCTTTCCGGTGCTTAGCGAAGGCAGGATTGCCGGCGTTATTATGCTTAAAGCTTTAAAAGCGGTGCGTGAAGAGGACATGGACAAAATCACAGTAAAGCAGCTCTTCCAGCCTCTCGATGGCAGCTTCATAATAGCACCCGAGGAGACTGCTGAAAATGCGCTCAGAAGACTTTCTTCGAACCCGCTCGGAAGGTTCCTTGTAATGGACGAACACGGCCTCCTGGGGATTCTTTCAAAGACAGATCTTATAAAGTATATATCTATGTACAACGAACTTCACAGCTGA
- a CDS encoding sulfide/dihydroorotate dehydrogenase-like FAD/NAD-binding protein, translated as MFKIVEKKVLAPSIFLMKIDAPRVAKSAKPGQFVIIRMDEKGERIPLTICDYDKEAGTVTIVVQSMGCSTRRMAEFNEGDYFSDFVGPLGRESEFVHESIDALKNKKILFVAGGVGTAPVYPQVKWLHENGIDADVIIGAKNKEMMIMEEELKSVSKNLYPATDDGSYGFKGLVTEVIKDLVVNQGKKYDEVIAIGPMIMMKFVCKVTEELKIPTIVSMNPIMVDGTGMCGACRVTVNGETKFACVDGPEFDGHKVDFDEAMKRQTLYKSEECKKTESYEKNCKIGGAN; from the coding sequence ATGTTCAAAATAGTTGAAAAGAAAGTACTTGCGCCATCTATATTCCTTATGAAAATAGATGCGCCAAGGGTAGCAAAATCAGCTAAGCCAGGACAGTTTGTAATAATCAGAATGGATGAAAAGGGTGAAAGAATACCGCTGACAATATGCGACTATGACAAAGAGGCGGGAACGGTTACAATAGTAGTTCAGTCTATGGGATGCTCAACAAGAAGAATGGCAGAGTTCAACGAAGGCGACTACTTCTCGGACTTCGTAGGACCTCTTGGAAGAGAGTCTGAGTTTGTTCATGAGAGCATTGATGCACTAAAAAACAAGAAGATACTATTTGTTGCAGGCGGAGTTGGAACAGCTCCTGTTTACCCGCAGGTAAAGTGGCTTCATGAAAATGGAATAGATGCAGATGTAATAATAGGTGCAAAGAACAAAGAAATGATGATAATGGAAGAAGAGCTAAAGAGCGTGAGCAAGAACCTTTATCCTGCAACTGACGACGGATCATACGGCTTCAAGGGTCTTGTAACTGAGGTTATAAAGGATCTTGTTGTAAACCAGGGCAAGAAGTATGACGAGGTCATTGCAATAGGGCCAATGATAATGATGAAATTCGTATGCAAGGTTACAGAAGAGCTCAAGATACCTACAATAGTTAGCATGAACCCAATAATGGTTGACGGCACAGGAATGTGCGGCGCCTGCAGGGTTACTGTAAACGGCGAGACAAAATTCGCATGCGTTGACGGTCCGGAGTTTGACGGACACAAGGTTGACTTTGATGAGGCCATGAAGAGGCAAACACTCTACAAGTCGGAAGAGTGCAAAAAGACAGAAAGCTACGAGAAAAACTGCAAGATTGGAGGAGCCAACTAA
- the gltA gene encoding NADPH-dependent glutamate synthase, with product MSEIVVDKMKKVPVREQDPQVRAKNFEEVCYGYNEEEAVAEATRCLNCKHKPCVTMCPVAIDIPAFIQQVVKRDFAEAARIIAKYSALPAVCGRVCPQEVQCESKCVLGIKGEPVSIGKLERFVADWARENNVDLSHTEPKNGKKVAVIGSGPAGVTCAGDLAKMGYDVTIFEALHEPGGVLLYGIPEFRLPKDGVVKPELENLLKLGVKIETNVIAGRTITIDALMEEEGFEAVFIGSGAGLPKFMGIPGENLNGVFSANEFLTRNNLMKAFRDDYDTPIKPGTKVAVVGGGNVAMDAARTALRLGAQVYIVYRRSEAELPARVEEVHHAKEEGIIFELLTNPTEIVGDENGWVKGMKCVRMELGEPDESGRRRPQVIEGSEFTLDVDTVIMSLGTSPNPLISDTTKGLDVNKYKCIVADEETGKTSREGIFAGGDAVTGAATVILAMGAGKQAAVAIDEYIKSKQESK from the coding sequence ATGTCTGAGATAGTAGTAGATAAAATGAAGAAAGTTCCTGTAAGAGAGCAGGATCCACAGGTTAGAGCCAAGAACTTTGAAGAGGTTTGCTATGGATATAACGAAGAGGAAGCAGTGGCAGAGGCTACAAGATGCCTTAACTGCAAGCACAAGCCATGTGTTACTATGTGCCCTGTTGCAATAGATATACCAGCTTTCATACAGCAGGTTGTAAAAAGGGATTTTGCAGAGGCTGCAAGAATAATAGCCAAGTATTCTGCTCTTCCTGCAGTTTGTGGAAGGGTTTGTCCACAAGAGGTCCAGTGCGAATCCAAGTGCGTACTCGGCATAAAAGGCGAGCCTGTTTCTATAGGAAAGCTTGAAAGATTCGTAGCTGACTGGGCAAGAGAAAACAATGTTGACCTTTCTCACACAGAGCCAAAGAACGGTAAGAAAGTTGCTGTTATAGGCTCGGGTCCTGCAGGTGTTACTTGCGCAGGAGACCTTGCAAAGATGGGCTACGACGTTACAATATTCGAAGCGCTTCATGAGCCGGGCGGAGTTCTTCTATACGGAATACCTGAATTCAGACTTCCAAAGGACGGCGTAGTAAAGCCGGAGCTTGAGAACCTGCTTAAGCTTGGAGTGAAGATAGAGACTAACGTAATAGCAGGCAGAACTATAACTATAGACGCGCTTATGGAAGAAGAAGGCTTCGAGGCTGTATTCATAGGCTCTGGAGCGGGACTTCCCAAGTTCATGGGAATACCTGGAGAGAACCTTAACGGTGTGTTCTCGGCAAACGAATTCCTTACAAGAAACAACCTTATGAAGGCATTCAGAGATGACTACGATACTCCTATAAAGCCGGGCACAAAGGTTGCCGTAGTTGGCGGCGGAAACGTTGCTATGGATGCTGCAAGAACAGCGCTAAGACTTGGAGCTCAGGTTTATATAGTATACAGAAGATCTGAAGCCGAGCTTCCAGCAAGGGTGGAGGAAGTGCACCACGCCAAAGAGGAAGGCATAATATTCGAGCTTCTTACTAACCCGACAGAGATAGTAGGAGACGAAAACGGCTGGGTTAAGGGAATGAAGTGCGTGAGAATGGAGCTTGGAGAGCCTGATGAGTCTGGAAGAAGAAGACCTCAAGTAATCGAAGGTTCGGAGTTCACTCTTGACGTAGACACTGTTATAATGTCGCTTGGAACTTCTCCAAATCCGCTAATATCAGACACTACAAAAGGCCTTGATGTAAACAAATACAAGTGCATAGTAGCCGATGAAGAAACAGGAAAGACTTCAAGAGAAGGCATATTTGCAGGCGGAGACGCAGTTACAGGAGCGGCTACAGTTATACTTGCAATGGGCGCAGGAAAACAGGCAGCTGTTGCAATAGATGAATATATAAAGAGTAAACAGGAAAGCAAATAA
- the grdD gene encoding glycine/sarcosine/betaine reductase complex component C subunit alpha: MSDIKQMIGKTFMEIADAIETGSFAGKVKVGITTLGSEHGVENLVKGAELAAKDAAGFDIVLIGPKVETSLEVVEVATEEEAHKKMEELLDSGYIHSCVTVHYNFPIGVSTVGRVVTPGMGKEMFIATTTGTSAAQRVEAMVRNALYGIITAKSMGIENPTVGILNLDGARAVERALKELAGNGYPITFAESLRADGGSVMRGNDLLGGAADVMVTDSLTGNIMMKVFSSYTTGGSYEGLGYGYGPGIGDGYNRTILILSRASGVPVAANAIKYAAKLAQNNVKAIAAAEFKAAKAAGLESILAGLSKDTKKASTEEEVKMPPKEVVTGTISGVDVMDLEDAQKVLWKAGIYAESGMGCTGPIVMVNEAKVEEAAKILKDAGIVA, encoded by the coding sequence ATGTCAGATATAAAACAAATGATAGGCAAGACTTTCATGGAGATAGCAGACGCTATCGAAACAGGAAGCTTCGCTGGAAAAGTAAAAGTAGGAATAACAACCCTGGGCAGCGAGCACGGAGTAGAGAACCTGGTAAAGGGAGCAGAGCTTGCAGCTAAAGACGCAGCCGGCTTTGACATAGTGCTTATAGGACCAAAGGTTGAAACAAGCCTTGAAGTAGTAGAGGTAGCAACAGAAGAAGAAGCGCACAAGAAAATGGAAGAGCTTCTAGACAGCGGCTATATCCACTCTTGCGTAACAGTGCACTATAACTTCCCAATAGGCGTATCGACAGTAGGAAGGGTAGTAACACCTGGAATGGGCAAGGAGATGTTCATAGCAACAACAACAGGAACATCTGCGGCTCAAAGAGTCGAGGCCATGGTAAGAAACGCGCTTTACGGAATAATAACAGCAAAGTCAATGGGAATAGAAAACCCGACAGTTGGAATACTAAACCTTGACGGAGCAAGAGCAGTAGAAAGAGCGCTTAAGGAGCTTGCAGGAAACGGCTACCCTATAACATTCGCAGAGTCGCTAAGAGCTGACGGCGGAAGCGTAATGAGAGGAAACGACCTTCTTGGCGGAGCTGCAGACGTAATGGTAACAGACTCGCTAACAGGCAACATAATGATGAAGGTGTTCTCGTCATACACAACAGGCGGAAGCTACGAGGGACTAGGCTACGGCTACGGCCCTGGAATAGGCGACGGCTACAACAGGACAATACTGATACTCTCAAGAGCGTCAGGAGTTCCAGTAGCTGCAAACGCAATAAAATACGCAGCCAAGCTTGCGCAAAACAACGTGAAGGCGATAGCAGCGGCAGAGTTCAAGGCGGCCAAGGCGGCAGGCCTCGAGAGCATACTTGCGGGACTAAGCAAGGACACTAAGAAAGCCTCTACAGAGGAAGAAGTGAAGATGCCTCCTAAGGAAGTAGTAACAGGAACAATCTCAGGCGTAGACGTAATGGACCTTGAAGACGCACAGAAAGTGCTTTGGAAAGCCGGAATATACGCAGAGAGCGGAATGGGCTGCACAGGACCTATAGTAATGGTAAACGAAGCCAAGGTTGAAGAAGCGGCAAAGATACTTAAGGATGCAGGCATAGTAGCTTAA
- a CDS encoding S-ribosylhomocysteine lyase yields the protein MKNVVVESFTMDHTVVKAPFVRKCGVITTPKGDTITKFDLRFVQPNVESMPTAAIHALEHLMAGFIREELDNVVDLSPMGCRTGFYLIMVGELSEEEVAKALISSLEKVIASEEVPAANPVQCGNYKDMSLFGAKEYAKEVLPKLVEKYKGN from the coding sequence ATGAAGAATGTAGTAGTAGAGAGCTTTACAATGGACCATACAGTAGTAAAGGCGCCTTTTGTGAGAAAATGCGGAGTTATAACAACGCCCAAGGGAGATACAATAACAAAGTTCGACCTGAGATTTGTGCAGCCCAACGTGGAGTCAATGCCTACAGCTGCAATACATGCGCTTGAGCATCTCATGGCAGGATTTATAAGGGAGGAGCTCGACAATGTGGTAGACCTGTCGCCCATGGGCTGCAGGACAGGCTTTTATCTGATAATGGTGGGAGAGCTGTCTGAAGAGGAGGTAGCAAAGGCGCTTATAAGCTCGCTTGAAAAGGTGATTGCATCAGAAGAAGTGCCGGCGGCAAACCCTGTGCAATGCGGCAACTACAAGGATATGTCGCTCTTTGGAGCCAAGGAGTACGCCAAGGAAGTCCTGCCAAAGCTTGTTGAAAAGTACAAGGGCAACTAA